The Catenulispora sp. GP43 genome has a window encoding:
- a CDS encoding type II toxin-antitoxin system Phd/YefM family antitoxin — MADTYTVTEARAHLGEVVNKARHGGRVIEITQHGKPAAFVISPELLAYYQTLEDEYDIAEAHRIKADGEPSVPHAEVAARFGLKPDGRPA; from the coding sequence ATGGCTGACACCTACACCGTGACCGAAGCCCGTGCCCACCTCGGAGAGGTCGTCAACAAGGCCCGCCACGGAGGCAGAGTCATCGAGATCACGCAACACGGCAAGCCTGCCGCCTTCGTGATAAGCCCCGAATTGCTGGCCTACTACCAAACGCTTGAAGACGAGTACGACATCGCCGAGGCGCACCGGATCAAAGCCGATGGCGAGCCTTCCGTCCCTCACGCCGAGGTCGCGGCTCGATTCGGGCTCAAGCCTGACGGGCGTCCTGCGTGA
- a CDS encoding MFS transporter: protein MSTAADGPDLDERPEAHSSIPGIAGLSEQRKNRALAVCLLVGFMTLLDVSIVNVALPSMQKGLSATPADLSWVVSGYALTFGLVLVPSGVFGDMVGRRTAFLVGLAAFTVASGLCGIAPGAAFLVVARLVQGLASGILGPQISGLIQEMFSGAARARAFGYFGAIVGLATAVGPLVGGLLIAAGGEEHGWRWVFFVNLPIGVVAFVLALRLIPGCVGCGKDLAKGRIDWVGVLLLGASVVAIMLPLVQQQQWTGRGKWWLVVLGVLLIIAFAQWERRVAASGHTPLVPPALIRIRSYTRGSVLGLLYFAGFTTIFFIFTLFVQNGLHYSALEAGLATTPFAIGSAVSATLGGRLVGKHGRPLVILGLVLVALGTAAAILVVHWVDGRGAGVATAGPLLVAGVGSGLVIAPNLALSLSEVPVSRAGTAGGVMQTAQRLGSALGIACVGAVFFSRVSQGKGFANAFQAGAVVAICFEVAALVVGIADWRSRKAEPGTPEAPSRPRATEG from the coding sequence GTGAGCACCGCTGCGGACGGCCCCGACCTCGACGAGCGCCCCGAAGCGCATTCGAGCATCCCGGGCATCGCCGGGCTCTCCGAGCAGCGCAAGAACCGCGCGCTCGCGGTGTGCCTGCTCGTCGGCTTCATGACGCTGCTGGACGTCTCCATCGTCAACGTCGCGCTGCCCTCGATGCAGAAGGGCCTGTCCGCCACGCCCGCCGACCTGTCGTGGGTGGTCTCGGGGTACGCGCTGACCTTCGGGCTGGTCCTGGTGCCCTCGGGTGTCTTCGGGGACATGGTCGGGCGGCGGACCGCGTTCCTGGTGGGGCTGGCCGCGTTCACGGTGGCGTCGGGGTTGTGCGGGATCGCGCCGGGGGCGGCGTTCCTGGTGGTGGCGCGGCTGGTGCAGGGGCTGGCGTCGGGGATCCTGGGGCCGCAGATCTCCGGGCTGATCCAGGAGATGTTCAGCGGGGCGGCCCGGGCGCGGGCCTTCGGGTACTTCGGGGCGATTGTGGGGCTGGCCACGGCGGTCGGGCCGCTGGTCGGCGGGCTGTTGATCGCCGCCGGCGGGGAGGAGCACGGCTGGCGCTGGGTGTTCTTCGTGAACCTGCCGATCGGGGTCGTGGCGTTCGTGCTCGCGCTGCGGCTGATCCCCGGATGCGTCGGGTGCGGCAAGGACTTGGCGAAGGGACGCATCGACTGGGTCGGCGTGCTGCTCCTCGGCGCGTCCGTCGTCGCGATCATGCTGCCGCTGGTGCAGCAGCAGCAGTGGACGGGCCGCGGCAAGTGGTGGCTGGTGGTGCTCGGCGTGCTGCTGATCATCGCCTTCGCGCAGTGGGAGCGCAGGGTCGCGGCCTCCGGGCACACGCCGCTGGTCCCGCCCGCCCTGATCCGCATCCGCTCCTACACCCGCGGCAGCGTGCTCGGCCTGCTCTACTTCGCCGGCTTCACCACCATCTTCTTCATCTTCACGCTCTTCGTGCAGAACGGCCTGCACTACAGCGCCCTGGAAGCGGGCCTGGCCACCACCCCCTTCGCCATCGGCTCCGCGGTCAGCGCCACCCTCGGCGGACGCCTGGTCGGCAAGCACGGCCGCCCGCTGGTCATCCTCGGCCTCGTCCTGGTGGCGCTGGGCACCGCGGCCGCGATCCTGGTCGTGCACTGGGTCGACGGACGCGGCGCGGGGGTGGCCACGGCCGGCCCGCTGCTGGTCGCCGGCGTGGGCTCCGGCCTGGTCATCGCGCCCAACCTCGCGCTGTCCCTGTCGGAGGTCCCGGTGAGCCGGGCCGGAACCGCCGGCGGCGTCATGCAGACCGCGCAGCGCCTGGGCTCCGCGCTCGGCATCGCCTGCGTCGGCGCGGTGTTCTTCTCCCGCGTCAGCCAGGGCAAGGGCTTCGCCAACGCCTTCCAGGCCGGTGCGGTCGTGGCGATCTGCTTCGAGGTCGCCGCGCTGGTCGTCGGGATCGCCGACTGGCGCAGCCGCAAGGCCGAGCCCGGCACGCCGGAGGCACCGAGCAGGCCCCGGGCGACCGAGGGCTGA
- a CDS encoding serine hydrolase domain-containing protein, translating to MTEDALNHIAALNRITALNHIAALVRDRPGQAQLYVLHHGAPILDLSVRCRPDTPFLLWSTGKPFTAMAVHLLAERGRLDLDAPIAEHWPEYGRAGKESATPRHALTHATGAPLSTRHVVGDALIMHDWDRSVRAAAAATAKREPGQSSAYHILSQGFILGELVQRVTGTPLAEYLSTQILAPAGLHDTSLGLPPGRWEARAELKPARAPRTPFPDRLKVARFAQKSVRTAPIPAATVHSTARDVARFFQLLLDGGSIDGVTVFAPETVRSARNPARFPTTGGGTHRDPIIGHAVRWAHGFQLGWGDQPIQTAKPFGTTAGEEVFGHNGSNYCNAWADPDHGLVFAYLSSHMAPRGPALAWQTELSDLVRAAVSEAVSEAGVLRAAGPAEPGSAS from the coding sequence ATGACCGAGGACGCCCTGAACCACATCGCCGCCCTGAACCGCATCACCGCCCTGAACCACATCGCCGCGCTGGTTCGCGACCGCCCCGGACAGGCGCAGCTGTACGTCCTGCACCATGGAGCCCCGATCCTCGACCTGAGCGTGCGCTGCCGGCCCGACACCCCGTTCCTGTTGTGGTCCACCGGAAAACCGTTCACCGCGATGGCCGTCCACCTGCTCGCCGAACGCGGCCGGCTCGACCTCGACGCCCCGATCGCAGAGCACTGGCCCGAATACGGCCGCGCCGGCAAGGAATCCGCGACCCCCCGCCACGCGCTCACCCACGCCACCGGCGCGCCGCTGTCGACTCGGCACGTCGTCGGCGACGCGCTGATCATGCACGACTGGGACCGGTCGGTGCGGGCGGCCGCCGCGGCCACGGCGAAGCGCGAGCCGGGCCAGTCCTCGGCGTACCACATCCTCAGCCAGGGCTTCATCCTCGGCGAACTCGTCCAGCGCGTCACCGGCACCCCGCTCGCCGAGTACCTGAGCACGCAGATCCTCGCCCCGGCCGGACTGCACGACACCTCGCTCGGCCTGCCGCCCGGACGCTGGGAAGCGCGGGCGGAACTGAAACCGGCGAGGGCGCCGAGAACCCCCTTCCCCGACCGGCTGAAGGTGGCCCGCTTCGCCCAGAAATCCGTGCGAACCGCGCCGATCCCGGCCGCGACGGTCCACTCCACGGCGCGCGACGTGGCCCGGTTCTTCCAGCTCCTGCTGGACGGCGGCAGCATCGACGGCGTCACCGTGTTCGCGCCGGAAACCGTGCGCTCGGCCCGGAACCCCGCGCGCTTCCCCACCACCGGCGGCGGCACCCATCGCGACCCGATCATCGGCCACGCCGTCCGCTGGGCCCACGGCTTCCAACTCGGGTGGGGCGATCAGCCGATCCAGACCGCGAAGCCCTTCGGCACCACGGCCGGCGAGGAGGTCTTCGGCCACAACGGCAGCAACTACTGCAACGCCTGGGCCGACCCGGACCACGGACTCGTCTTCGCGTACCTGTCGAGCCACATGGCCCCGCGCGGCCCGGCGCTCGCCTGGCAGACCGAGCTCAGCGACCTGGTGCGCGCGGCCGTCAGCGAGGCCGTCAGCGAGGCCGGAGTGCTCAGGGCAGCCGGCCCGGCCGAGCCTGGGTCCGCTTCCTGA